From one Mustela nigripes isolate SB6536 chromosome 16, MUSNIG.SB6536, whole genome shotgun sequence genomic stretch:
- the SRSF1 gene encoding serine/arginine-rich splicing factor 1 isoform X2, whose amino-acid sequence MSGGGVIRGPAGNNDCRIYVGNLPPDIRTKDIEDVFYKYGAIRDIDLKNRRGGPPFAFVEFEDPRDAEDAVYGRDGYDYDGYRLRVEFPRSGRGTGRGGGGGGGGGAPRGRYGPPSRRSENRVVVSGLPPSGSWQDLKDHMREAGDVCYADVYRDGTGVVEFVRKEDMTYAVRKLDNTKFRSHETYLKRWIKNALD is encoded by the exons ATGTCGGGAGGTGGTGTGATTCGTGGCCCGGCAGGGAACAACGATTGCCGCATCTACGTGGGTAACTTACCTCCAGACATCCGAACCAAGGACATTGAGGACGTGTTCTACAAATACGGTGCTATCCGCGACATCGATCTCAAGAATCGCCGCGGAGGACCGCCCTTCGCCTTCGTTGAGTTCGAGGACCCTCG AGACGCGGAAGACGCGGTGTATGGTCGCGACGGCTATGATTACGATGGATACCGTCTGCGGGTGGAGTTTCCTCGAAGCGGCCGTGGTACAGGCCGAGGCGGCGGCGGGGGTGGAGGTGGCGGGGCTCCCCGAGGCCGCTATGGCCCCCCGTCCAGGCGTTCTGAAAACAGAGTGGTTGTCTCCG gACTGCCTCCAAGTGGAAGCTGGCAGGATTTAAAGGATCACATGCGTGAAGCAGGTGATGTATGTTATGCTGATGTTTACCGAGATGGCACTGGTGTCGTGGAGTTTGTACGGAAAGAAGATATGACCTATGCAGTTCGAAAACTGGATAACACTAAGTTTAGATCTCATGAG ACATATCTGAAGAGATGGATTAAGAATGCTTTGGATTAA
- the SRSF1 gene encoding serine/arginine-rich splicing factor 1 isoform X1 — protein sequence MSGGGVIRGPAGNNDCRIYVGNLPPDIRTKDIEDVFYKYGAIRDIDLKNRRGGPPFAFVEFEDPRDAEDAVYGRDGYDYDGYRLRVEFPRSGRGTGRGGGGGGGGGAPRGRYGPPSRRSENRVVVSGLPPSGSWQDLKDHMREAGDVCYADVYRDGTGVVEFVRKEDMTYAVRKLDNTKFRSHEGETAYIRVKVDGPRSPSYGRSRSRSRSRSRSRSRSNSRSRSYSPRRSRGSPRYSPRHSRSRSRT from the exons ATGTCGGGAGGTGGTGTGATTCGTGGCCCGGCAGGGAACAACGATTGCCGCATCTACGTGGGTAACTTACCTCCAGACATCCGAACCAAGGACATTGAGGACGTGTTCTACAAATACGGTGCTATCCGCGACATCGATCTCAAGAATCGCCGCGGAGGACCGCCCTTCGCCTTCGTTGAGTTCGAGGACCCTCG AGACGCGGAAGACGCGGTGTATGGTCGCGACGGCTATGATTACGATGGATACCGTCTGCGGGTGGAGTTTCCTCGAAGCGGCCGTGGTACAGGCCGAGGCGGCGGCGGGGGTGGAGGTGGCGGGGCTCCCCGAGGCCGCTATGGCCCCCCGTCCAGGCGTTCTGAAAACAGAGTGGTTGTCTCCG gACTGCCTCCAAGTGGAAGCTGGCAGGATTTAAAGGATCACATGCGTGAAGCAGGTGATGTATGTTATGCTGATGTTTACCGAGATGGCACTGGTGTCGTGGAGTTTGTACGGAAAGAAGATATGACCTATGCAGTTCGAAAACTGGATAACACTAAGTTTAGATCTCATGAG GGAGAAACTGCCTACATCCGGGTTAAAGTTGATGGGCCCAGAAGTCCAAGTTATGGAAGATCACGCTCTCGAAGCCGTAGTCGTAGCAGAAGCCGTAGCAGAAGCAACAGCAGGAGTCGCAGTTACTCCCCAAGGAGAAGCAGAGGATCACCACGCTATTCTCCCCGTCATAGCAGATCTCGCTCTCGTACATAA